A genomic region of Brevibacillus sp. JNUCC-41 contains the following coding sequences:
- a CDS encoding cell division protein SepF: MSFVSKFKSYFALDDEYEYKDEVMEEEEAEPKVVKSAKQHQSASAGNHANQNIVSLQSVQKSSKVVLLEPRAYAEAQEVADHLKNRRAVVVNLQRIQHDQGKRIIDFLSGTVYAISGDIQKIGTDIFLCTPDNVDVSGNITGFAAEEEYEEARW; encoded by the coding sequence ATGTCGTTCGTATCAAAATTTAAATCTTATTTCGCGCTGGATGATGAGTATGAGTACAAGGATGAAGTGATGGAGGAAGAGGAGGCTGAACCAAAAGTGGTGAAGTCAGCTAAACAGCATCAGTCCGCTTCTGCAGGGAATCATGCCAATCAGAATATCGTAAGTTTGCAAAGCGTACAGAAATCTTCTAAAGTAGTATTATTGGAGCCCCGAGCTTATGCAGAAGCCCAGGAGGTAGCCGACCATTTAAAAAACAGGCGTGCTGTAGTCGTGAACCTTCAACGGATCCAGCATGACCAAGGAAAGCGAATCATTGATTTTCTAAGTGGGACTGTTTATGCAATCAGCGGGGATATCCAAAAAATCGGAACAGATATATTCTTATGTACCCCGGACAACGTCGATGTTTCCGGTAATATTACCGGCTTCGCCGCCGAAGAGGAGTACGAAGAAGCGAGGTGGTAA
- a CDS encoding YggT family protein, translating into MGLVLQGLYYLIEIYSMALIGYILMSWFPNARETSIGQFLEKICEPYLEPFRKFIPPLGMIDLSPLVALLVLNFASGYGIYYLQTLIG; encoded by the coding sequence ATGGGTTTAGTGCTTCAGGGTTTATATTATTTAATTGAAATTTATTCAATGGCATTAATCGGTTACATATTGATGTCATGGTTCCCTAATGCTAGGGAGACATCGATTGGTCAATTTCTGGAAAAGATTTGCGAACCGTATTTAGAACCGTTCAGAAAGTTCATCCCGCCACTTGGCATGATCGATCTTTCACCTCTTGTGGCTTTGCTGGTACTTAATTTTGCCAGCGGTTATGGAATCTATTACTTACAGACTTTAATAGGATGA
- a CDS encoding RNA-binding protein: protein MSIYQHFRPEEKDFIDQAMNWIDQVKNSYAPKLSDFLDPRQQEILTSLLGNDPDAKLQFNGGGDFVERKRALIYPDYYSPEPSDFNISLYDISYPKKFVTLEHRQILGTLMSLGVKREKFGDIIVTEEHTQFIAAEEMDSYLTGNLEKIGNASVSIRRLPIEDIVQIKEKWEEQVTTVSSLRIDSVLSSVLNMSRQKTQALIASGKVKVNFKQTENVSEECREGDTLSIRGFGRCKIASIDGKTKKDKWRISLGRQK from the coding sequence ATGAGTATTTATCAGCATTTCAGGCCGGAGGAAAAAGATTTTATTGACCAGGCTATGAATTGGATCGATCAGGTTAAAAATTCCTACGCTCCGAAACTATCTGATTTTCTTGATCCGCGTCAGCAGGAAATCCTTACTTCCTTATTGGGGAATGATCCCGATGCGAAACTGCAATTCAATGGCGGGGGCGATTTCGTAGAGCGAAAACGTGCGCTCATTTACCCTGATTATTATTCTCCTGAACCATCGGATTTCAATATCTCCTTATACGATATCTCCTATCCAAAAAAGTTTGTTACGCTTGAACATAGGCAAATACTTGGAACCTTAATGTCACTAGGGGTAAAACGTGAAAAATTTGGTGATATAATAGTGACGGAGGAGCACACTCAGTTTATAGCTGCCGAGGAGATGGATTCGTATCTCACAGGGAATCTGGAGAAAATAGGTAATGCTTCTGTTTCCATCAGACGGCTTCCAATCGAGGATATCGTCCAAATTAAAGAAAAATGGGAAGAGCAAGTAACCACCGTCAGTTCTCTTAGGATTGACAGTGTGCTTTCGTCCGTCCTGAACATGTCCCGTCAAAAAACGCAGGCCTTGATAGCGTCAGGTAAAGTAAAGGTGAATTTCAAGCAAACGGAAAACGTCTCGGAAGAATGCCGTGAAGGTGATACACTTTCCATCAGAGGTTTTGGCAGATGTAAAATAGCTTCAATCGATGGAAAAACCAAGAAGGATAAGTGGAGAATCTCGTTAGGCAGACAAAAATAA
- a CDS encoding DivIVA domain-containing protein produces MPLTPIDIHNKEFNKVFRGYDEDEVNEFLDQVIKDYELILREKKELEDKLNETFDRLGHFTTIEGTLNKSIIVAQEAAEELRRNAQKEAKLIIKEAEKNADRIVNESLVKARKIAMDIEDLKKQSKVFRTRFKMLVGAQLDLLDNDDWDHLLDYEVDATEIELNERVEEEI; encoded by the coding sequence ATGCCCTTAACCCCGATAGATATACATAACAAGGAATTTAACAAAGTATTTCGTGGGTATGATGAAGATGAAGTTAATGAATTTCTCGACCAGGTCATTAAAGATTATGAACTGATTTTGAGGGAGAAGAAAGAACTTGAAGATAAACTGAACGAGACTTTTGATCGTTTGGGACATTTTACGACAATTGAGGGTACACTTAACAAGTCAATTATTGTCGCTCAGGAAGCAGCCGAAGAATTAAGGCGCAATGCCCAAAAAGAAGCGAAACTGATCATAAAGGAAGCAGAGAAAAACGCGGACAGGATCGTCAATGAGTCACTCGTGAAAGCAAGGAAAATAGCGATGGATATAGAGGATTTGAAAAAGCAATCCAAAGTATTCCGGACGCGTTTCAAAATGCTTGTCGGTGCACAGCTCGATTTGCTGGACAATGACGATTGGGATCATCTTCTTGATTATGAAGTGGATGCGACTGAAATAGAATTAAATGAGAGAGTGGAAGAGGAAATTTAA
- the ileS gene encoding isoleucine--tRNA ligase, which translates to MEYKDTLLMPKTEFPMRGNLPKREPEIQEKWNEMNIYKKVQEQTEGRPLFILHDGPPYANGDIHMGHAMNKVLKDFIVRFKSMSGFQAPYVPGWDTHGLPIETALTKKGVKRKEMSVAEFRKLCEEYAYGQINNQREQFKRIGVRGDWDNPYITLKPEYEAQQIKVFGEMAKKGYIYKGKKPVYWSPSSESALAEAEIEYQDKRSASIYVAFEVTDGKGVIEEGVKIIIWTTTPWTIPANLGISLHPQLNYVVVAVENEKFLLAEALLESVTETLGWENPSILKTVKGSELDRAVAKHPLYDRESLVMLGEHVTTEAGTGCVHTAPGHGEDDFIVGQKYGLDVLCPVDEKGVMTEEAGEFAGLFYDQANKPITEKLTEAGALLNLTFITHSYPHDWRTKKPTIFRATAQWFASIKDFRNELLEAIEETKWVPAWGETRLFNMVRDRGDWCISRQRAWGVPIPVFYAENGEPIITDETINHISKLFREHGSNIWFERDAKDLLPDGYTHEGSPNGIFTKETDIMDVWFDSGSSHQAVLEERDDLRRPADLYLEGSDQYRGWFNSSLSTSVAVTGKAPYKGVLSHGFALDGEGRKMSKSIGNVVLPSKVMNQLGADILRLWVASVDYQSDVRVSDPILKQVSEVYRKIRNTFRFLLGNLDGFNPKTDKVAVQELPEVDRYMLVKLNKLIKQSKLSYENYEFATIYNMVNNFCTQDLSSFYLDYAKDILYCEAPDGKERLAIQTVLYESLVSLTKLVSPILSHTADEVWAFIPGVTEESVQLTLMPEEINVDDAEVIEEKWTAFMDVRDNVLKALEEARNKKVIGKSLNAKVMVYVNEETKNLLDGIKESFEQLFIVSEFEVAGDVANAPAESVKLEDIAILVTKAEGETCERCWNVSKEVGQVEEHPTLCPRCATVVKEHYVNQ; encoded by the coding sequence ATGGAATACAAAGATACCTTATTGATGCCTAAAACTGAATTTCCAATGCGGGGGAATTTGCCGAAGCGTGAACCGGAAATCCAAGAAAAATGGAATGAAATGAACATCTATAAAAAAGTGCAAGAACAAACGGAAGGGCGTCCTTTATTCATTTTGCATGATGGACCTCCGTATGCAAACGGCGATATCCATATGGGCCATGCAATGAACAAGGTTTTAAAGGATTTCATTGTTCGATTTAAATCAATGAGCGGTTTTCAAGCTCCGTATGTACCTGGCTGGGATACGCATGGGCTTCCGATTGAAACGGCATTGACAAAAAAAGGCGTGAAACGGAAAGAAATGAGCGTTGCCGAATTCAGAAAGCTTTGTGAAGAGTATGCTTATGGTCAGATTAACAATCAACGTGAGCAGTTTAAGAGAATAGGGGTCCGTGGTGATTGGGATAATCCTTATATCACATTAAAGCCTGAATATGAAGCACAGCAAATCAAGGTATTCGGTGAAATGGCGAAAAAAGGCTATATTTATAAAGGGAAAAAACCTGTTTATTGGTCCCCGTCAAGTGAATCAGCTCTTGCCGAAGCGGAAATTGAATATCAAGACAAACGTTCTGCATCCATCTATGTTGCTTTTGAAGTAACAGATGGCAAAGGTGTAATTGAAGAGGGCGTCAAAATCATCATCTGGACGACAACTCCATGGACGATTCCGGCGAATCTTGGTATTTCATTGCATCCGCAATTAAATTACGTAGTAGTGGCTGTCGAAAATGAAAAATTCTTACTTGCTGAGGCACTGCTTGAGTCGGTTACGGAAACATTAGGCTGGGAAAACCCGTCTATCCTGAAAACAGTAAAAGGAAGCGAGTTGGACCGTGCAGTTGCCAAACATCCTCTTTATGACCGTGAATCTTTAGTGATGTTAGGTGAACACGTAACGACTGAGGCTGGAACGGGTTGTGTTCATACTGCGCCTGGCCATGGTGAAGATGACTTTATCGTTGGGCAAAAATACGGCTTGGACGTACTTTGTCCTGTAGATGAAAAAGGAGTCATGACTGAAGAGGCAGGGGAATTTGCCGGATTATTTTATGATCAAGCAAATAAACCTATTACCGAAAAATTAACTGAAGCAGGCGCGTTATTGAATTTGACGTTCATTACACACTCTTACCCACATGACTGGCGGACGAAGAAGCCAACGATCTTCCGTGCAACAGCACAATGGTTTGCGTCAATCAAAGACTTCCGCAATGAACTACTGGAAGCGATTGAAGAAACCAAATGGGTACCGGCTTGGGGCGAAACGCGCCTATTCAATATGGTCCGTGACCGCGGGGATTGGTGCATTTCCCGCCAGCGCGCTTGGGGAGTGCCAATCCCAGTGTTTTATGCAGAAAATGGCGAGCCGATCATTACGGATGAAACAATCAACCATATTTCAAAGCTATTCCGCGAACACGGTTCAAACATCTGGTTTGAGCGTGATGCGAAAGATCTTCTGCCTGATGGCTATACACATGAAGGCAGCCCGAATGGTATCTTCACGAAAGAAACGGATATCATGGACGTTTGGTTCGATTCCGGTTCTTCTCATCAAGCGGTTCTTGAAGAGAGAGACGACTTGCGACGGCCTGCTGACCTTTATTTAGAAGGGTCCGATCAATATCGCGGCTGGTTTAACTCATCACTTTCAACAAGTGTTGCAGTTACAGGCAAAGCACCATATAAAGGTGTACTTAGCCACGGTTTCGCATTGGATGGCGAAGGCCGTAAAATGAGTAAGTCGATCGGGAACGTTGTACTGCCATCCAAGGTCATGAACCAACTTGGTGCTGATATCTTACGCCTTTGGGTAGCTTCGGTGGATTATCAATCGGATGTCAGGGTTTCCGATCCTATTTTAAAACAAGTTTCGGAAGTTTACCGTAAAATCCGTAATACATTCCGCTTCCTGTTAGGGAACTTGGATGGATTCAATCCAAAAACCGATAAAGTGGCAGTCCAAGAATTGCCTGAAGTCGATCGATACATGCTCGTTAAATTGAATAAACTGATCAAACAGTCTAAGCTAAGTTATGAAAATTATGAGTTTGCTACAATTTATAATATGGTCAATAATTTCTGTACACAGGATTTAAGTTCGTTCTACCTTGATTATGCAAAAGACATTCTTTATTGTGAGGCTCCGGATGGTAAAGAGCGCTTGGCCATTCAAACGGTCCTTTACGAATCATTGGTCAGCTTAACCAAATTGGTGTCACCGATCCTCTCTCATACAGCTGATGAAGTATGGGCGTTCATTCCGGGTGTAACGGAAGAAAGTGTACAGTTGACATTGATGCCTGAAGAAATTAACGTTGACGATGCTGAAGTTATTGAAGAAAAATGGACGGCGTTCATGGATGTCCGTGATAATGTTCTGAAAGCATTAGAAGAAGCCCGTAACAAGAAGGTCATCGGAAAATCACTGAACGCTAAAGTGATGGTATATGTTAATGAAGAAACGAAGAATCTGCTTGATGGCATCAAGGAAAGCTTTGAACAGCTATTCATCGTATCCGAATTCGAAGTCGCTGGCGATGTGGCAAATGCCCCAGCTGAGTCGGTTAAACTTGAGGATATAGCGATCCTTGTTACAAAAGCAGAAGGTGAAACGTGTGAACGTTGCTGGAATGTTTCGAAGGAAGTAGGTCAAGTGGAAGAACATCCAACACTTTGCCCGCGTTGTGCTACAGTCGTGAAAGAGCATTACGTGAATCAATAA
- the lspA gene encoding signal peptidase II, with translation MFYYLIALLVIALDQLTKWMIVKKMEYGESIEIIENLLYITSHRNRGAAWGILQGQMWFFYIITIAVIIGLVYYIQKMAKGSILLGVALALMLGGAIGNFIDRVARQEVVDFVHAYIFSYSFPVFNVADAALSIGVGLLVIHMFLEEKNAKEKDNG, from the coding sequence GTGTTTTATTATTTGATTGCCCTTTTGGTCATAGCTCTCGATCAGCTGACAAAATGGATGATTGTGAAAAAAATGGAGTACGGAGAAAGCATTGAAATTATTGAAAACCTTCTATATATCACCTCGCATCGTAATCGTGGGGCAGCGTGGGGAATTCTACAAGGTCAAATGTGGTTTTTCTACATCATCACCATCGCTGTCATTATTGGACTTGTCTATTATATTCAGAAAATGGCGAAGGGAAGCATTTTGCTTGGAGTTGCACTTGCTCTCATGCTAGGCGGTGCGATTGGTAATTTCATCGATCGTGTTGCTCGTCAGGAAGTAGTGGATTTCGTTCATGCCTATATTTTCAGCTACAGTTTCCCGGTATTTAATGTTGCTGATGCTGCGCTTTCAATTGGTGTCGGACTGCTCGTGATTCATATGTTTTTAGAAGAAAAAAACGCTAAGGAGAAAGATAATGGATAA
- a CDS encoding RluA family pseudouridine synthase, producing MDKRLYSIDETLKGVRIDKALSTLNEEWSRTQVQQWIKDDHVLVNGTAIKTNYKAIPGDTIEVTIPDLEELDAVAEEMDLDIYYEDKDVLVVNKPSGMVVHPAPGHVSGTLVNGLMAHCKDLSGINGVMRPGIVHRIDKDTSGLLMVAKNDMAHEKLVQQLVDKTVTRKYQAVVHGVIPHDFGTIDAPIGRDKKDRQSMTVTDSNSKNAVTHFRVIERFKAFTLVECQLETGRTHQIRVHMKYIGFPLAGDPKYGPKKTLKLDGQALHAGLLGFIHPRTNEYMEFEAPIPEEFENLINQLRRSKD from the coding sequence ATGGATAAAAGGTTATACAGCATCGATGAAACACTAAAAGGAGTTAGGATTGATAAGGCTCTGTCCACTTTGAATGAGGAATGGTCACGTACTCAGGTCCAGCAATGGATTAAAGATGATCATGTTTTGGTAAATGGCACGGCGATAAAGACGAATTACAAAGCTATTCCTGGCGATACAATCGAAGTGACGATTCCTGATCTTGAGGAATTGGATGCGGTAGCAGAGGAAATGGATTTGGATATCTATTATGAAGATAAAGATGTACTCGTTGTTAATAAACCTAGCGGCATGGTCGTCCATCCGGCACCGGGACATGTATCTGGCACGCTTGTAAATGGATTGATGGCTCACTGCAAGGACCTTTCTGGAATTAACGGAGTCATGCGGCCTGGAATCGTCCATCGGATCGACAAAGATACATCAGGTTTATTGATGGTTGCCAAAAATGATATGGCACATGAGAAACTGGTACAGCAGCTTGTTGACAAAACGGTTACCCGTAAGTATCAAGCTGTAGTTCATGGTGTGATCCCTCATGACTTCGGAACGATCGATGCACCGATTGGCCGCGATAAAAAAGATCGCCAAAGCATGACTGTCACAGATTCGAATTCCAAAAATGCTGTCACGCATTTCCGTGTCATCGAACGCTTCAAAGCTTTCACTTTGGTGGAATGCCAGCTTGAAACAGGAAGAACACATCAAATCCGTGTTCACATGAAATACATTGGCTTCCCGCTGGCGGGAGATCCGAAATATGGTCCGAAAAAGACACTGAAATTAGATGGACAAGCGTTGCACGCGGGTCTTCTAGGTTTCATCCATCCTCGTACAAATGAGTATATGGAATTCGAAGCTCCGATTCCGGAAGAGTTTGAAAATCTAATTAATCAATTACGTAGAAGTAAGGATTGA
- the pyrR gene encoding bifunctional pyr operon transcriptional regulator/uracil phosphoribosyltransferase PyrR, with amino-acid sequence MNEKAIVLDEQAISRALTRIAHEIIEKNKGIEDCVLIGIRTRGIFLADRLAKRINQIEGKEIELGELDITLYRDDLSKKTNDGEPIVKGSDIPVNITDKKVILVDDVLFTGRTVRAAMDALVDLGRPSQIQLAVLVDRGHRELPIRADFVGKNVPTSQSEKITVTLTEVDEVDQVTILEN; translated from the coding sequence TTGAATGAGAAAGCCATAGTACTTGATGAGCAGGCCATTAGCAGAGCCTTGACGAGAATTGCCCATGAAATTATTGAGAAAAATAAGGGTATTGAGGATTGCGTCTTAATCGGGATACGCACTCGCGGGATTTTCCTCGCTGACCGTCTTGCAAAGCGCATCAATCAAATAGAAGGCAAGGAAATAGAACTTGGTGAACTGGATATTACACTTTATCGTGATGATCTTTCGAAAAAGACCAATGATGGGGAACCCATCGTAAAAGGCTCAGACATTCCGGTCAACATCACTGACAAGAAAGTGATTTTAGTGGATGATGTTCTTTTCACAGGCAGAACCGTAAGAGCGGCAATGGATGCTCTGGTGGATTTGGGAAGACCTTCGCAAATCCAGCTCGCCGTATTAGTAGACAGGGGACATAGGGAATTGCCGATTCGCGCGGATTTTGTCGGTAAAAACGTTCCGACTTCCCAATCTGAAAAAATCACGGTTACTTTAACAGAAGTAGATGAAGTAGACCAAGTTACTATATTAGAAAACTAA